In the genome of Candidatus Pristimantibacillus lignocellulolyticus, the window TTGTTTCCTTACCCGATCAAGTTGAATCGAAACAAAAACAATATGAAACGTTATATACTGTAGATACGATGGTTGAAGAGATACATTTCTCAAGTGCAACAACAGACTATGAGCATATTGGGTACAAGGCATTAGCTTCGAATCTATCGGATATTGCTGCAATGGGCGGTATTCCTTTACACGCACTAATTGCGATAAGTGTACCTAGTCATTATTCATCGGATCATATTAACCGAATATATAATGGAATTTACGAATGTGCGAATAGATACAAAGTAGCTATAGTTGGTGGGGATACTACTTCATCACCTCATAGTTTGACTATATCAATTACCGTTATTGGAATTGTAGAAAGTAAAAAGGCTATATTGCGCAGTGGTGCAAAAGCAGGAGATATTGTATTTGTTACAGGTGTTCCAGGACAGTCGGCAGCAGGCCTGCATGTCCTTCAACATGCGGATAAGAGTCAATACCAAAAATCGATCGTAGAACCGTTAATTCGAGCACATCAACTGCCTGAACCGCATTTGCTTGCAGGAAGATTACTGAATGCTTCTAATGAATGTCATGCGCTCAATGATATTAGCGATGGATTAATAAGTGAACTTGCAGAAATTGCAAAAGCTTCTCATGTCGATATTACTATTGACGAGAATCAAATACCACTATCTGAACATATGTCACAATATGCTGCGTTAAGTAGACAACCATTGTTTGATTGGGTTTTATATGGCGGGGAAGACTATATTCTAGTAGGAACAGCTGCTAAAGAACATTTTTCGAGCATACAAGCAAGCTTTCACGAGCAACAACTACAGCTCTATGCCATTGGAGTAGTTGAGCAAGGAAATGGTGCAGTCTGGATAGAAAGTTGGAATGATCAGCAGCAATTGAAGGCGCGTAACCAAATTGTTAATAGAGGATATAATCATTTTAAATAATGAGTGGTGAATAGTAATGAATATTGAGATGAAGCAGTGGCAACTAAATATTACGTCACAACAGGAAACTGAGATTCTAGCAAGAAAATTATCAGAGTTAGCTTGGGCTGGCATGGTCATAGCATTAGATGGTGATCTTGGTGCTGGAAAGACGACTTTTAGCAAATCGTTTGCGGCACAACTAGGTGTGCAAGGTATTGTTAGTAGTCCTACATTTACGATTATTAAGGAATATGAAGGTAGTGAATTACCTTTTTATCATATGGATGTATATCGACTATCGATCGAGGAAGCCGATGAATTAGGTTTGGATGATTATTTCTATGGTCAAGGCGTTACGATAATAGAATGGGCGAGTCTAATTACAGAAATAATGCCTCCGCAATATGTATCGTTATTTATAGAATATGTCGATGAAGAAGAGCGATTAATGACATTGAAAGCTTACGGCGAGCGATATATTAGCTGTATAGAGAAATTGATAGATGGGAGTACATCACAATGAGTAAGCAACATACTTTGCTAGCAATTGATACTTCAACTGCAACGATGGCAGGTGCAATTTTGCAGCAGGATCAATTATTAGTAGAAGTTCAGACAGAGGCGGAACGTAACCATTCCATTCATATTATGACGAATATCGAGAGCATGCTGAAAGAAGCGGAATTGTCGGTTCAACATATTACAGCTTTCGTTACAGGAATTGGACCAGGCTCTTATACAGGTGTTCGAATTGCGGTCACTGCAGCAAAGACATTAGCATGGAGTACAGGCAAACCAGTTATCGGTGTCTCAAGTTTAGAGGGCTTAGCGTATGGCGCCTTGCTTCATGAACAAGAGCATTTAGATCAAGGTAGTGCTATTATTATCCCGATAATGGATGCGCGAAGAGGACAAGTATATACGGCTGCTTTCCAAGCGAGTGGAACTGATAAGTGGGAACGCCAACATAACGACCACATTCAAATGATGAGTAATTGGTGTCAATCATTACAAGAACAACTCGAGCGTTATGTACAAGATGGCGTGAAGGAGTTATGGTTTGCCGGTGATGTTCAGCTTCATGAGGAAGCTATTGAACAGATGAAAGTCATTGCGAGTGGGCTATCTATTACAGTCCGTAGTCTGACTAGTGCGATGCAAGGACTAGCCATTGCGAAGTTAGGACAAGCGAAGCTTGGAACCATGTCGGAGGATGAGCTAGCTGCAGTCCATGAT includes:
- the thiL gene encoding thiamine-phosphate kinase translates to MDEFSRILYWNKQRQDQSLKESLGVIVDIGDDAAVVSLPDQVESKQKQYETLYTVDTMVEEIHFSSATTDYEHIGYKALASNLSDIAAMGGIPLHALIAISVPSHYSSDHINRIYNGIYECANRYKVAIVGGDTTSSPHSLTISITVIGIVESKKAILRSGAKAGDIVFVTGVPGQSAAGLHVLQHADKSQYQKSIVEPLIRAHQLPEPHLLAGRLLNASNECHALNDISDGLISELAEIAKASHVDITIDENQIPLSEHMSQYAALSRQPLFDWVLYGGEDYILVGTAAKEHFSSIQASFHEQQLQLYAIGVVEQGNGAVWIESWNDQQQLKARNQIVNRGYNHFK
- the tsaE gene encoding tRNA (adenosine(37)-N6)-threonylcarbamoyltransferase complex ATPase subunit type 1 TsaE, which translates into the protein MNIEMKQWQLNITSQQETEILARKLSELAWAGMVIALDGDLGAGKTTFSKSFAAQLGVQGIVSSPTFTIIKEYEGSELPFYHMDVYRLSIEEADELGLDDYFYGQGVTIIEWASLITEIMPPQYVSLFIEYVDEEERLMTLKAYGERYISCIEKLIDGSTSQ
- the tsaB gene encoding tRNA (adenosine(37)-N6)-threonylcarbamoyltransferase complex dimerization subunit type 1 TsaB, whose protein sequence is MSKQHTLLAIDTSTATMAGAILQQDQLLVEVQTEAERNHSIHIMTNIESMLKEAELSVQHITAFVTGIGPGSYTGVRIAVTAAKTLAWSTGKPVIGVSSLEGLAYGALLHEQEHLDQGSAIIIPIMDARRGQVYTAAFQASGTDKWERQHNDHIQMMSNWCQSLQEQLERYVQDGVKELWFAGDVQLHEEAIEQMKVIASGLSITVRSLTSAMQGLAIAKLGQAKLGTMSEDELAAVHDLVPNYAQLTEAEVKQNAKEKEEGQA